In Pseudonocardia sp. DSM 110487, the sequence GAGAACCACAGCTTGACCAGGTGGATCCCGCTGCGGACGAGCATCCGTTCCAGCTCGGGCGCCGCGCGCAGGAACTCCATGTACTCCCGGGGCTCCGCGAAGCCCATCACCCGCTCGACGCCTGCGCGGTTGTACCAGCTGCGGTCGAACAGCACGATCTCTCCGGCCGCGGGCAGGTGCTGCACGTAGCGCTGGAAGTACCACTGCGTCGACTCGCGCTCCGTGGGCTTCTCGAGCGCGACGACCCGCGCGCCGCGCGGGTTGAGGTGCTCCATGAAGCGCTTGATCGTGCCGCCCTTGCCCGCGGCGTCGCGGCCCTCGAACAGGACCACGATCCTGGTGCCGGACTGCTTCACCCAGTTCTGCAGCTTGAGCAGCTCGATCTGCAGCAACCGCTTCACGCGGTCGTACTCCGCGCGCGAGAGCCGCTCGTCGTACGGGTAGCCCTCGCGCCACGTGTCGATGTGGTTGCCATCGGGCCCGAGCAGTACGGGGTCGTCATCGTCGGAGTCGTCGACCATGTAACCCGGCTGGGTGCTGACGTCGGTCATGGGGACACCCTTTCCCGCCGAGTTGACCGGGAGGTGAACTACCTCCGGAGCACCTCGGAGAAGAAGCGCTGGGTGTGAGGAACGCCCTTCGAGCCGATGTGTCCCACGACCAGCCGTGCCGATGGGCACCGTCAACACGTGTTCGCATTAATGTCGGCCCATGCCGTTCACGCATCGCTCCCTCGCGGCTCGGGAGGCGATCCTCGTCGCAGCCCGCGCGCGCTTCACCGAGCAGGGCTTCGACCGCACCACGATCCGCCAGGTGGCGAGCGACGCCGACATCGACCCGTCGATGGTGATGCGGTACTACGGCAACAAGGAGGGGTTGTTCGCCGCGGCCGTGGACGTCGATCTCCGGTTGCCGGACCTCGCCGCGCTCCCGCACGACCAGGTCGCGGGGAGTCTCGCGAAGCACTTCGTCAGGATGTGGGGCAGCGATCAGGGCGGCCCGCTCAGCATCCTCCTGCGGTCGGCGGTCACGCACGATGAGGCGGCCGAGCGGCTGCGCTCGGTGTTCGGAGGGCAGGTGGCCGCGATGGTGCGGCGGCTGCTGGGGGAGGGGCCCGAGACCGAGACGCGGGCCGGCCTGCTCGCCACGCAGCTGCTCGGGATCGCGCTGACCCGCTACATCCTCCGTCTGCCGCCCGTCGTCGCGATGGACGACGACGAGGTCGTCGCGATCACGACGGAGTTCATCGACCGCATCCTCGGCGAGCCGCTGCCGCCTCGGGCCTGACACCGCGGTCCCTTGACCGGAGGTCCCGGCGGTCGTAGGCTGCCAACAGATGTTGGCCAATGAGCGTTGTCTGTTGCGGAGGCGTGCTGATGTCGGCGGACGAGGAGGCGGCCCTGCGGCGGGCCGCGATCGGATCGGCGCTGTTCATGGTCGCGGGTCCCGGGGTCGTGACGGGCCTCGTGCCGTGGCTGCTCACCGGCTGGGAGTCACGCAGGCCGGTGCCCGGCGGTGCGATCGCGCAGGTCGCGGGTGTCGTGCTGATCGGGGCAGGCGCTTCGGTGATCACCCATTCGTTCGCCCGGTTCGCGAAGGAAGGGCTGGGCACTCCGGCTCCGGCCGCTCCGCCGACCGAGCTCGTCGTCGGCGGGCTGTACCGGCACGTCCGCAACCCGATGTACCTGGCGCTCGACTGCCTGATCGTCGGGCAGGCCCTCCTGCTCGGCCGGGCCGGCGTCCTCGCGTACGCGGCCGCCGTCCAGGCGGCGACGGCCGCATTCGTCAAGGTCTACGAGGAGCCGACGCTCGCGAAGACCTTCGGCGACCAGTACGAGCGGTACCGGCGGAACGTCCCGGGCTGGTGGCCGCGGCTACGGCCGTGGAACGGCTGATTTTTTGGCCACATGTGTTGGCAAACAGGTGATGTCTGCAAGGAGGACGACATGTACATGGCGATCCACAGGTACGCCGCAGACGCCGCGTTGATCGAGTCGATGATGAAGCAGGTCAGCGGTGAGTTCGCCGACCGCATCCCCGGCCAGGTCGGCGCCGTCCTCTACGCGGCGGTGGACACCGGCGACGGCACGGCGCTGACGGTGACCGTCTTCCCGGATGAGGCCACGGCGCGGCGCGCCGCGGAGACGGTCGCGCAGGTGCAGCAGAGCCTCGGCGACCGGTTCGGCGTCGTCGAGCACGAGGTCATCGAGGGTCCGGTGGTGATCAGTCGAGCGACGGAGCCGGTCCTGCGTGCCGTGGACCCGGAATGACCACGAGCGACCGCTCCGACGTCGATCTGCCGAGCAGCCCGCTCGCCGCGGTGGATCTCGAGTTCGAGCGGATGGCGCTCGAGACCGGCGCGTTCACCTATGGGCTCGGCGGCACGAGCGTGCGCGAGAAGCTCCTGCAGGTCATCGCCAACGACGTGTGCCGTGTGCATCTCGGGCTGGCGTTCCGCATGCACGTGATGGCCGCGAAGATGCACGGCATCCCGTACGCGGATCTCCTGGCCCTGCTCCGGTTCGTCGCGCCGTACGCAGGCTATCCGGCGGCCGCCGACGCGCTGGAACGCCTCGGTGCCCTCGGCGCGGAGCTCGGGTTCGACACGGCCGCCGAGCCGGAGCCGGAGCGGGACCCAGCCGAGCCGGACCCTGCCCTGCGGTCCACCGACGACTGGATGGCCGGGTTCTTGGCCTCGCGGACCGGCCGGTCGTGGTCCGAGGAGCGCCTGAGTCTGCGGGAACGGATCATCGTCGCGATCACGACCGATCTCGGCATGCAGACCCTGGGCGAGCCGTTCCACGAACACGTGCGGCTCGCCACGCGGCTCGGCCTGAACGATGCCGAGATCCGTGACGTCGTGCGGTTCACCGCGGAGTTGGGCAGCGCCCGCGCCGTGGCAGCGCTCGCCGAGCTGGACCTGGCCCTGGAGGCATAGCGGTCCGGCGATCTCCACCGCTGATGCTCGGACGCGCCGGGGCGAGGCAGGTGCGTGAACGGCGGCCCGCCGCGGCTCGCGCCCTCCGTCTCAGCCCGCGCGACCCGTCGACGGGACGCGCGGTACGAGACGAGTCTCCGCGAACTGCGCGAGCGCGGCACGGACACGTAGCCGACGCCCACCCGGGTCGCTCACACACCGACATCTGAGCTCGCACACCAACTGCAGTTGGTGTGCGATACCAACGATCGGTGTGCGAGCGACCCCGCGACTCAGTTCGGACGGGAGGGTCGCCGTCCACACTCCCCGTTCTGCTTCAACACCTCACCGGACACCACCATCGACGTGTTGCGGCGGTGGTCGCGCCCCAGCGGCTGAGATCTTTGCCCTCGACGATCGATGTGGCCGCTCTACCGGAGCATGAGGCCGTGGCCCACAACGAAAGCACCACGTGAAGCGGGTACCACTCGTTGAGAGTGCTGATACCGCGGCTCTAGCAGCAGGTTCCCGCAACCACAACATTGACAACACAAGTAAGCCCAGCGTTCGAAACGGATCCCGCTGGCTCCGCAGATGAACAGCGACCACAGGCGATGACCTGCCGTCCCGACTGACAGGTCGGCGGTAGCGCCGCCGGTCGAGCCCGGTTGTCCCGCATGATCCCCGAGGGCTAGCGTCCAGGCGGGATGCTGTCGATCATGGAGGCGCGTGATGTTCTCGGTCCCGCTTGGCTCTGATGGCGCGCGCTTGTGCCCGCTCGAACCGTGGCACGCCGAGGAGTTCCTGGCCCACCTCGATCGTGGCAGGGAGTTCATCGGGCAGTACATCGGCTTCGCCGACCGCGCGACCGATCTGGACTCCAGCCGGGCACTGCTGCGCGCGTACGCGGACAAGGCGGCCACCGACACGGGCCGGATCTACGGCATCTGGGCCGGTGACACCCTCGTGGGCGGCGTGTTGTTCCGCAGGATGGACCTCGAGCACGGAGTCGTCGAGGTGGGCTGCTGGCTCGAGCCGGCGGGCACCGGGAAGGGCCTGGCCACCCAGGCTGCCCGCGCGATCATCGACTGGGCGGTCGAGACCCGGGGCGCGCACCGCGTGGAGTGGCAGGTCAAGGCGGGCAATCTGGCGAGCATCGCGGTGGCTCGCAGGCTGGGCATGACCCGCGACGGCGTGCTCCGCGAGGCCATGCTGCACCGGGGAAAGCGCTTTGACCTCGAGGTATGGTCGGTGCTCGCGCCGCAATGGCGCGCTCAGCATTTGTGACGGCCGCGGGTGAGCGAGCACGGATTCACACCGGTCACCGGTGCTGGATCATCTGAGCGGCGGGACTTGCGGGGCGAGCTCCGGGTCATCAGCGTGATCGCCGACCACATCAGCTTCTGAACGCGCCGGTCCGGTCACACCCGTCTACGTCATGGGCGCTCCTGTCTCTTCGCTCTCGACTGCGTCGCTCACAAGACGCCGGTCCACCGCATCTGCGGCAGCAGTCGT encodes:
- the ppk2 gene encoding polyphosphate kinase 2, whose product is MTDVSTQPGYMVDDSDDDDPVLLGPDGNHIDTWREGYPYDERLSRAEYDRVKRLLQIELLKLQNWVKQSGTRIVVLFEGRDAAGKGGTIKRFMEHLNPRGARVVALEKPTERESTQWYFQRYVQHLPAAGEIVLFDRSWYNRAGVERVMGFAEPREYMEFLRAAPELERMLVRSGIHLVKLWFSVSQAEQRTRFTIRQVDPVRQWKLSPMDLASLDRWDDYTEAKEAMFFYTDTADAPWTVIKSNDKKRARLEAMRYVLRLFDYPGKDLEVATNPDPKIVGPASELFEAGEHPGPFPPLKAHG
- a CDS encoding TetR family transcriptional regulator; translated protein: MPFTHRSLAAREAILVAARARFTEQGFDRTTIRQVASDADIDPSMVMRYYGNKEGLFAAAVDVDLRLPDLAALPHDQVAGSLAKHFVRMWGSDQGGPLSILLRSAVTHDEAAERLRSVFGGQVAAMVRRLLGEGPETETRAGLLATQLLGIALTRYILRLPPVVAMDDDEVVAITTEFIDRILGEPLPPRA
- a CDS encoding isoprenylcysteine carboxylmethyltransferase family protein, with the protein product MSADEEAALRRAAIGSALFMVAGPGVVTGLVPWLLTGWESRRPVPGGAIAQVAGVVLIGAGASVITHSFARFAKEGLGTPAPAAPPTELVVGGLYRHVRNPMYLALDCLIVGQALLLGRAGVLAYAAAVQAATAAFVKVYEEPTLAKTFGDQYERYRRNVPGWWPRLRPWNG
- a CDS encoding carboxymuconolactone decarboxylase family protein yields the protein MTTSDRSDVDLPSSPLAAVDLEFERMALETGAFTYGLGGTSVREKLLQVIANDVCRVHLGLAFRMHVMAAKMHGIPYADLLALLRFVAPYAGYPAAADALERLGALGAELGFDTAAEPEPERDPAEPDPALRSTDDWMAGFLASRTGRSWSEERLSLRERIIVAITTDLGMQTLGEPFHEHVRLATRLGLNDAEIRDVVRFTAELGSARAVAALAELDLALEA
- a CDS encoding GNAT family N-acetyltransferase; this encodes MFSVPLGSDGARLCPLEPWHAEEFLAHLDRGREFIGQYIGFADRATDLDSSRALLRAYADKAATDTGRIYGIWAGDTLVGGVLFRRMDLEHGVVEVGCWLEPAGTGKGLATQAARAIIDWAVETRGAHRVEWQVKAGNLASIAVARRLGMTRDGVLREAMLHRGKRFDLEVWSVLAPQWRAQHL